From the genome of Pirellulaceae bacterium:
GCTTAGCACAGTTGACGGTGGTTGCTACCGACGATGGCGTGGTCTTCCCTCCGCCACCAAAGCCCATTCCCAAACATGTATCGGAGGAAGAGCAGCTGCCCAGTTGGAGCGACAGTCCGTTCGACTCCAAGAACCAAGATGCCTACTTTGCCGAATCCGATCTTTTGTGTTTGATTGGTCAGCCCGACGCCTGGGAGGCTATCCTGGTCATCGATCAACATGACATCGACTTGGTGCGCGAAAATCAAGGTGTGGAAATACTACTGGAGGCCGACCGAATGCAGTCGCTGTCTGGCAAAATAGCTAGGATATCAGAGATGGACATGAAAGAGGCTCCTGAGAACATCTCGCTACAATCGGGGGGGCGCCTGGATACAGAAATGACAGCATCAGGAAAATTAAAGCCGATTAGCACTTCGTACCAAGCCCGTGTTCCATTGGAAAGCGTACAATTACCCATGCGCATCGGGTATCGGGGACAGGCTCGGGTGTATGTCGGCTGGAAATCGCTGGGCTGGAGAGTCTACCGCTTTTTTGCACGAACGTTTCGCTTGGAGATTTAGTCGCCTTGGTCCGATAAGACCATAAGGCCGCATTGGTCTTCACTCGCTTGCAAAGATGGTCCTAAACGATTGCTCGCATTAGAAGACATGTTTCGTTACATGGTTACGAGTCTGGTACGTTCAGTTGATGTGCCAGCTATTAGGTGTTTCGCACAGGAGAAATGAAGAGAGATGGCAAAGACAGACAACGCACCTGCAGGTCCAGCCGCTGACGCCCCGGTTGCCGAATCCGCAACGCAACAACAAGCGCAAGCTGTGCAAGTCCATGTTGACGACAGTCATGCAACCGCCTGCTACGCGAATTTTTGTCGCGTAACCGGCTCGCCAGAAGAGCTGATTGTCGACTTCGGGTTGAATCCACAACCGGTTGGCATACCCAAGGATCCAATCCATGTAACTCAACGCGTCATTCTGAATTTCTACACCGCCAAACGCTTACTGGCTGCACTGCAGATGTCCGTGCAGCGTCACGAAGCTGTGTTCGGCGTACTGGAAACTGATATTCAGAAGCGGCTGCGCATTCAGCAGCCCAGCTAGCGCGCCCAACGCACATCTGCCTCTGCCTGCTGCTATCTCTGTACTGGCCAGACCCACCAGATTTCAATCCGGCTCGGCGGTCATTCGCCGAGCCGATTTTGTGTGACGGCGCTGTAAAGCTTGAAACAGTCTGCGGTGGCTCGGCAAGCACAGGAATTGGAGCCGGGGGAACGAACCGTGCCCAGTCCTGCATATTCTGAAATTGGGGACTGCGAACGCGGGACGCTGGCGGATTATTGCAACATTTTGTCGATGGGGAACGGACCGCTGGCGTTTGGTCCCCAGAACAGGCGCAAGGCGACGCTGAAAGTCCAGACGTCTTGACCGCTCAAGTTGGCATACTCCAAGCCGCTCATCAATTTAGCGCGATGCCCGGCCAGGTAGTAATTCAGTCCCAGATATCCGGCGTTGTAGAGATCCCCGCTGGTCAGTCCCGCAGGTTGCTCGTATCGCCGCTGAGCTACCAGACTGTTGTCCTGGTCAGAGATTGCGAATTGATATCTGCTGGCCAGTTGCAGTGACCTGCTCAAAAATACGCCGGGCTGGATGTTGATTCCAAAGCCATCGCCGTATGCGCCGCCGATGCCCAACAGCAGCTCTGAAATCAGTGATCTCGGCCCCTGGGTCAAAATCAATGCGGTAGAGCATCCATTGGTAAAGCGATTGAGATTGGTGGCGTTCGAGTTCGCGTCGCTATACAGGTATCCCAGATTCCAAAAGGCTTGGTCTGTGCCCAAGCGATCGCCAAGATCGAGTGTTCCGGAACATAGTAGTGAATAGCCAGAATCAAATTCGGTAAAAGAATTCCACATATCGCGACTGGTAGCGTTGGAGAACACTCCGGTGTAATAGGAAAGCCTTTCAATATTACCAGACGCTGTCACGGCAGGCGTATAATCCAGTCCGAACATGTTTACCAACATGCTGCGTTCGAGCGTATTCAGGTAGCGGCTGGAGACGTTGCGGTCGTGAGTAAACCGATGCTTCTGCTGTCCAACAGTAATCGCGAACACTTTGTGAAAGCTCCACTGGGTCCACAGTTCCGTGAAGCCGTTATAAAACGGGTACATATCCGCGCCGCTGACCATCTGGGCGTGCAGCGTCAGTCGCTGGAAACATTGGAGTTGCGAGCCGATTCTAAATCGCCGGATTTCCCAGTCGTCGCTGTCGCCTGCATTGCCGGCAGCGTTATAGCTTTGGCCATGATAGCGTCCCAGGAACCACAGTTCTTGAACATACGGATTGCTGTCACTCTTATACAATAGGCCACAGTTCTTCAGTCGCTTGGTCAAATCATCAACTTCACCCAAGTCTGACAGTTGATCGCAGCCTGGATCTGACTTCTGCGTGTTCTGCTCGACCTCCGTGAACTGACCTGCAGAGCTAGCTTGACTAGTCGGCTGGCCATGGGTGATTCCAAATAATTGCGCAGGCAATTCCACAGAATATGCGGACTGAAAGGGCATGCCAAGTTCACAGGCCAGCAGCCCAGCGATCGCAAGCATCGGAATTGTCTGATTTGTGGCCAATTAGCGCTCCACCCTATTGGTAATATTAGGCTGCTACTGTTCCAAGCAGCCAATCAGTTCGGCAGCAGGGGCTGTAGTAGCATCGGTTGAGCTAGCAAGTACACAGTGCCAGCTAAACCCTCCTTAAAATGCGTTATCGACTAACCGCCAGCAGTCAGATCGGCTCGTTTCATAAACTTGCTGAGACGGAGTTTGTTTCTGGAATAGGCATTTCGTCGTGCATTGATTGAGCTAAATGCCGATAGGAGTATGGGAAGTTGCTCTTCGAATCAAATGCTTGCATTGCAGATTACGCAATCGTAACGGTGCGACGGATGATGAACGGCTGGATGCTTGCATGTAGAGTCTGGGTGGCCGGAATGGCGCTGGTGCTGCACCTGTCTGCACAGGCGCAGGTCATAGACGATCGTGGTGCTGACAGTACGAGCAGGGCTGTTGAGGCTGTAGCCCTATCAGAAAATGCAGAAGCCATATCGGCACAAGACGCGCCATTATCGACACGCAGAAACCGTACACCGACGCCGACTGTTGAAGACCAGCTTGAAGGAAAATTGACTTTGGCCGATGTAGTGGCCAGCGTTTATCGTTATTTTCCAGTAATTCAGCAAGCGCAACTGGAGCGTTCTGTCGCTGGCGGACAATATACCTCGGCGATGGGAGCGTATGACACGCAACTCTATGTACAGTCGCTAAGTGAACCGACAGGCTTTTATCGCAATTATCGTCAGGGATTAGGTGCCTATCGGCAGACATGGTGGGGTGGCTATGTATCGGCGGGCTATCGAATCGGACGAGGTGAATTTCAACCGTGGTACCAGGAGAGGGTAACCAATCAAGGAGGCGAGCTTAGCGTTGGAGTCGGCTGGCCATTGCTGCAGGGCAGGGCCATCGATCCGCAACGCGTGGCAGTGTTTCAAGCCGGACTTGCGCAACAGGCGGTTGGGCCTCAGGTGCAACTTAGCCTACTGCAAGCCAGCTTCCAGGCGGCCCAGGTGTATTGGGAATGGGTGGCTGCTGGTGCTCGGCTGGTGGCCCAAGACGAGTTGGTACTACTAGCCCAAGTTCGTCAGGATCAGTTTGAAGAGGGTGCTAAGGCAGGTAAATTCGCGCAGATTGATGTCGTCTTCAATCGACAATTGCTAGCCGAAAGAAGCAGCAAACGGTTGGAAGCGGAGCAGAAGTTTCGCGAAGCTGGCATCAAACTCTCTTTGTACTTGCGAGATCCCTCTGGTGTATCTCTGGTGCCTGAAGACGGCTGGTTACCGCTGCACTTTCCAGTAATACAGCCCGTTCCAGCCACTGATTTCCAGGCTGATTTTCAGTCCGCATTGGCGCGGCGCCCTGAATTGGCACTGCTATCGATCGAGGCACAGCAGATTCGGCTGGATCGTCAGCTAGCTCAGAATCAAAGACTACCCAATTTGGATATCGTCACAGAGGCTTCACAGGATGTTGGTCGCCCAGCCACAACCAAGAACGACAAGGGACAATTCGAGCTGATGTTGGGGATTCGGGGGGATGTACCTATCCAACGCCGCAATGCCATCGGCAAGGTTCAACAAACCACTGCTAAGCTTTCACAAATTGAACAGAAAGTTGCGCTGCAGCGTGACAAAATCGCCATTGAAATGCGCACAGCGCTCAATGCTCTAGAACTTTCTAACCAGCGAGTCGAGCAGATTTCCAATGCACTTCAGGCTGCCTTCGAGTCGCTGACAAGTTATCGACAAGCATTTCAACTTGGCTATGCGGACTTGTTGTATCTGAATATTTTGGAGACCAAGGCTAATGAAGTTGAAATTCTGGTAGTTGATGCACAGCGTGACTGGTTTGTTTTTTTAGCGAATCTGCAAGCTGCGTTAGGCCTGGATCCACTTGAGCAAGCGCTCAACGTATCGCAGTTACCAGAATCAACACGTCCAGGTCCTGGTGACCTGCCAAAAGAAGCAGCGGTTGCGCCTCGCGAATTCGAAAGTGATTGGCAGAAGCGCACCAATCGCGGACCGTCTTAGCACAGCTGGCCATGGTGTTCCGGTAGCTACAGTCGCCAGAACGTGGAACACCTTTCACCCACAGCTGGGCGACAGCACCCCGATAACGCTGCTCGCCTACACACCGCGTGAACGGTCACACTTTAGGTTTAATCTTCGGCTTGTTGGCTTTCGAATCGGGACTCGGCAACGACGGGGGAAAGCCGTTGATTTGTCGCCAGAGTTCGTAGCCTAATGAAACCTGACGGAGCAAGACCCAACCGTTGGCCCGCATACCTTGCCGCAAATACGCTTGATCCGGCCAATTGTTGTCATGGGCTAAGTGATTGTCGGGCAATACTAGGATTCGAAACATGCCTTTGCCATCGTCGGTCGGAGCCAAGCGATTGACTCGACCGCCAAAGGTACCAATGGCAACAGATGGCCAGCCGACGAACTGAACTGCCGGCCAACCTTCAAATTGAAGTCGGACTCGATCACCTTGGTGTACCAATGGAAAATCGTTGCCATTGATCAGCAATTCGACCGCCATTTCGGAGGCCCGGGGGACTATCACAAATAGCTGATCGCCTTCTTTGATGGTATCACTGCCTTCAAGCCCGAACCATTGTTGGATGTGACCACTGCGCGGGGCTGTAATTTTTAGACGTACCTGTTCCTGACGTTTTACCTCCAGGTTGCCTAACTCTTGCAGTGCCGATTGTAATTTGTCTTGCTCGACGAGCACTTTATTCTGAGCTTCACGGTTTTTGATCTCGATATCACGGAGTTTGGCTTCCAGTGCCTTCTGCTGTGCTTGATAATTGGCTTCAGCCTCATCCACAGCTTTTTCCGCCTTCTCTACTTTTTGCTGCTGGACCTGTTCATCTTGCCTTTTGGTTACCAGTTCTTCTTGCGAGATAATCCCGCTCTCAAAGACCTTTTCAGCGATCATGCGTTTGTTGTGTTTATCTACAAGTTCGGCTTCCAGGGACGCTAGTTCGCGCTTAGCCTGCTCCCACTTGGTCACTGCCGCCACGCGTTCCTTATCGAGCGATTCGGCCAGCAATTCACCGCTAGTTTTTTGCAACGCAACTTGTTCCTGGGCGAAGCGAATCCGTTCGTCTGCAGCAGCTATTTTCAGCTTCGCGGCCTCGATTTGCAGATTCAATTGCTGCACCCCGCCGGCAGCTGTAGGTTCAAGTTCGATAAGCGTTTCCCCCTGCTCGACAACCGAACCCTCCAAGAGATCCGGCTTGACCCATTTGACGATTCCCTGAACAGGGCTCTTGAATGCCTGGGGACGTTCCTGTGGATCTTTGGCTAGGACAATGCCGGTACCGGCGGCCGTTTGCTGCCACGGCAGGAAGAATAGCCCTAGAAAGGCCAAGCCCAGAGCCACCATCGTGACTCGGCCAACCCAACGGATCCAGTGACTACTTTGTGCCAATTCTAAGGCCGGAAATTCCAATTGTTTACTGGTCAGCAACTGACTCATTTCATTAAGCCTCCATTCGAATCTGATCGTCGCACTGTTCGGCGATACCGGGCAGTCGAGTACTGATCAACGTAGTGCAATCAGCGTGCTCTGACCGGAGGAGTTTGAACAACCGCAATTGGTCCTTGGGCGGCAGGTTGTCCAGCAAAGCTTCAATCAGCAGGATGCGCGGCCGAGCCGCGAGCGCTTGAGCAATCATCAGCCTACATTGCTGTACTTCGGACAATGGATACCCGTCCGACTGTAACTGAGTCAATGGTCCGTGCGGCAGTGCTGCAACGTCCGACCACAAATCAACCTGTTGCAAGACCTCCCGAACACGCTGTTCATCAACGCCATCGCGGCCCAAGGCCACATTCTCAGAGATTGTCCCGCAAAAAAAACTGGGCCGCGAGGCATAACCGATTACCGCCTCCTGCTGACTGCCGGATGCCAGTCGACTAGTATCAATTCCCTGAACCGTCACTCGTCCAGTGTGTGGCACGAGCAAACCGCTCAGTACTTTCATGACCAATGCAGGGTTTTCCCAGGTCAATAAGGCCACGCATGTCCCTGCGGGTACTTGGCAGGCATCCAATCGCAACAACTGATTTCCGTACCGCGACTCAATCCGATCCCACTGAATTGCCAGTGGGCCTGCATGGTCGATGGATATGGGTTGGTGCGTTACCAGAGCTAAGTCCTGTAAATGACCGACTTTTTCCAGTCCTGCCATCAGGTCGAAGAACTTTTCGATGGACTTGCCGCCCTTGGTAAAAGCGGCCAACACAATAGTTACGACCAACTCGCTGGCTACCAACTGCCCGAGTGTTAGCTCGCCTTCGATAACTAACCACCCGCCCAAACCCAACAGAGTTGTCAGCGCAAACACTTGAATCCCAGCCGCGAACGCAAGTTGTCTGAGCAGCACATGAAAATGACTTTTCCGCGC
Proteins encoded in this window:
- a CDS encoding DUF3467 domain-containing protein, producing MAKTDNAPAGPAADAPVAESATQQQAQAVQVHVDDSHATACYANFCRVTGSPEELIVDFGLNPQPVGIPKDPIHVTQRVILNFYTAKRLLAALQMSVQRHEAVFGVLETDIQKRLRIQQPS
- a CDS encoding TolC family protein, translating into MLFESNACIADYAIVTVRRMMNGWMLACRVWVAGMALVLHLSAQAQVIDDRGADSTSRAVEAVALSENAEAISAQDAPLSTRRNRTPTPTVEDQLEGKLTLADVVASVYRYFPVIQQAQLERSVAGGQYTSAMGAYDTQLYVQSLSEPTGFYRNYRQGLGAYRQTWWGGYVSAGYRIGRGEFQPWYQERVTNQGGELSVGVGWPLLQGRAIDPQRVAVFQAGLAQQAVGPQVQLSLLQASFQAAQVYWEWVAAGARLVAQDELVLLAQVRQDQFEEGAKAGKFAQIDVVFNRQLLAERSSKRLEAEQKFREAGIKLSLYLRDPSGVSLVPEDGWLPLHFPVIQPVPATDFQADFQSALARRPELALLSIEAQQIRLDRQLAQNQRLPNLDIVTEASQDVGRPATTKNDKGQFELMLGIRGDVPIQRRNAIGKVQQTTAKLSQIEQKVALQRDKIAIEMRTALNALELSNQRVEQISNALQAAFESLTSYRQAFQLGYADLLYLNILETKANEVEILVVDAQRDWFVFLANLQAALGLDPLEQALNVSQLPESTRPGPGDLPKEAAVAPREFESDWQKRTNRGPS
- a CDS encoding HlyD family efflux transporter periplasmic adaptor subunit — translated: MSQLLTSKQLEFPALELAQSSHWIRWVGRVTMVALGLAFLGLFFLPWQQTAAGTGIVLAKDPQERPQAFKSPVQGIVKWVKPDLLEGSVVEQGETLIELEPTAAGGVQQLNLQIEAAKLKIAAADERIRFAQEQVALQKTSGELLAESLDKERVAAVTKWEQAKRELASLEAELVDKHNKRMIAEKVFESGIISQEELVTKRQDEQVQQQKVEKAEKAVDEAEANYQAQQKALEAKLRDIEIKNREAQNKVLVEQDKLQSALQELGNLEVKRQEQVRLKITAPRSGHIQQWFGLEGSDTIKEGDQLFVIVPRASEMAVELLINGNDFPLVHQGDRVRLQFEGWPAVQFVGWPSVAIGTFGGRVNRLAPTDDGKGMFRILVLPDNHLAHDNNWPDQAYLRQGMRANGWVLLRQVSLGYELWRQINGFPPSLPSPDSKANKPKIKPKV
- a CDS encoding ABC transporter ATP-binding protein, which codes for MQATTKYSPRISYHVSAHAGGAHLQPLQRFFRLLNLDRQDIGTIALFSFVASILSLVSPLAVEALVNVVSWGIYLQPLLILALILFVALTFVAFLNVLQATIVEIIQRRLFVRIVAELSHRFPRASRMELAGAYPREIANRVFDIMTIQKSMSVLLLDGISIILVTVLGLLLLGFYHPFLLGFDLILIMLMTIVMWLLGWGGTRTSILESVRKYRVVHWLQDVLDTPSAFHVNGGQKLAVERASQLSADYVQARKSHFHVLLRQLAFAAGIQVFALTTLLGLGGWLVIEGELTLGQLVASELVVTIVLAAFTKGGKSIEKFFDLMAGLEKVGHLQDLALVTHQPISIDHAGPLAIQWDRIESRYGNQLLRLDACQVPAGTCVALLTWENPALVMKVLSGLLVPHTGRVTVQGIDTSRLASGSQQEAVIGYASRPSFFCGTISENVALGRDGVDEQRVREVLQQVDLWSDVAALPHGPLTQLQSDGYPLSEVQQCRLMIAQALAARPRILLIEALLDNLPPKDQLRLFKLLRSEHADCTTLISTRLPGIAEQCDDQIRMEA